TCTGATACTTCACCAACTTTTAATACGGAGTCTCTTATTAAAATGTTTAAATTAGTTTCTGGCATATTGTGGTAAACCTTTAATTAATTCACCGAAAAGCAAATTGAAGGCTTCGAAATTCAATTTATCTTTATCATTATAAATAACAGTTACATTATTGTAAGAGTTAAACCGCTCTCTATATGTATCTAGCTGATTTATGTCGTAAGCAAAGATAAATAATTGCAAGGTTGGATTAGTTTTTAAAGCTTTTTGAACGAGTTCTTTTATGTGTTCATCATTAAAAGAGAATCCTAATGAAATAAGCATTGAATTTTCTCTATCTAATTCATTAGCTAAAAACCTTAAAAGACTATAATACACTTGATTCATAACAGTTGTCTCAAACTTATTCTTTGAAGGAATAACAATTGCAATTTTTTTCAATAAATCATTTATTTGAGTGTTTAGTTCAAAATCATTTTTAATAGGTTTTGAAATCCCTTGTTTTATTATTGAAGATATTTCTTTTTCTTTATCCGCAATGTTTATAGAGGCAAAATTGTCTACTAACTTAATAGTTCTATCAAGTACAATAAAAGAGTCTTTAATAAGCCAATGCACTGAACCATGCAGTTTTACAAGATTAACACTTGGTAGTGTTGTTTTATGCTCATATAAACAACCACAATAATTTATTGATTTATTAAATTCAGAAACCTCGAAAACACTATTTAAAAAAAGTTTATTTTTATTTCTAAAACCATCATTATAGTGAAAAAATGAACCTAGTTGCTCACAAGCATCTTCCATAAATAAGTCATAATTAGTTGTAAAAATATTTGCAGAAGGTTTTGTAATGGCATTTTTTCTATTAATGAGAGCTTTGTTCAAGAGTTTCATAAATTTAGTATAATTGTTTTTTGTAACCATAATATCCCCGTTATCAAGGGAATGGAACAACATTTTATTTATGTGAAATATTTCTTTCAAAAATGAAAATAGAACATGTTTTGATAAATTTACAAAATCTTGTTCTTCTATTTTGTTAATAATGTTTTCAATGTCACCTAAGACGTTTATCGCAGGAGTTGACAAACCTGCACCAAATAAGAAATTTATATTGGCTGATTGAAAACCTTTAAATAGAGTTGTTTTTAATTCTTCAATATCATTCTCTGAGTTTAAGTTTATTTCTTTCACTATTAGTAAATCCTTGTTGTTGTTATTAAAATTTATATAAAGACTTTCATTTTTATATTTATACTAACAAAAACAATTACAATTTATTATTAAATTATTATAAACGAGAAGATCCTTTTATAAGAGTGTAGGCATACTCTGCACATTTATGTTTTTTTTCATGTTCAAATAAAAAATATCTTGCCATTGTGGACAATATTTGTTTAAAATCAAACCTTAGAACACAAATAAAAAGTTGTGAGAAGTTAAAAAAATGGCAAGAATAAAAAAGCAGACAATCGGATTCACGCAACAGGATGTTAAAGCGAGAGAAAACAGTTTTAGCTTATCAAGCTACGAGCGAGTCACAACCTTTAATTTCAATGAAGAAGATAAAGAAGCAAGCATCTATACATATAATAAAACTTTAATAACAAAGCTGGATAAGTATTGTGAAGAATTCCCGAAATTATACAAATTAACAAAAACGGATAAATACGGAAAATATATTTCTAAAACTTATTCTGTTCCCAAAGATATGATTTCTGTAAGATTCCCGACAGCTTTGCCTATAAGACAAGACAACGTTTTAAATAATATGGCAAAGAAAAGAATCGATTCTGACGCTCTAAAGCAGCAAAGTTCGGTTCAATTAAACCTGTTAAATATTAAATAAAAATAATTACGACTTTCTGAAAGGCTCAAGATTAAGTTATAATCCTCTTGAAAATTCAAGTTTCAATATATCAGGATGCTTAAGCGCATAATCAATACTTTCAATAAGCTTCTGTTTGTTTTTTGCCAGATTATTTGACTCTAACGGCAAATAATTTGAAGCGTGATTTGACCTGAAGATACATTTTTCAAGGTCATTATCAAGATGCTCAAGAAAAATCTTTAACTCGTGAAGAATTTCAATATTACTCATAGGCAGAAACTCGCCATTTCTTTTTTGCTCATAGAGATGAGTCTTTGGAGGAATCATCAAGGTTAATGCCGAAACATACCAAGGCACAGCAGGTTCCGGTTTTATTCTGTTTATTAACTCAGCGGTCTTTATTGCATGTTGAATGCTTTTTTCTTTATCATTACCGGCTAATCCTAAAATAATAGTTGCTGAAAGAGTTATTCCTGCTTTGTAGAGTTTATGACAAGCCTCTGTTATTTCAGCAGAAGTTACGCCTTTGTTAATCTTCTTTAAAAGTTCATCATCTCCTGTTTCTATACCAAGATACAGAATTTTTATACCTGCATCAGAAATAGCCTTTAATTCCTCATCACTTTTGGACAAGATATCCTGTGCATGAGCATAAGCTCCGATTCTTGTTAATCGAGAATGAGTGTTATAACTATGTTTTGCTATTTCTATAAGTAAATCCGTCTTCATCACAAAAGCATTGCCATCAAGGAGAAACATTTTTCTGACATTATCTCCATACTGCATTTTTGCAGTATTTATATCCTGCTTTATCTCTTCAATGTTTCGGATAAGAAATTTCTTTCCCTCATTTCCGATACAAAAAGTACATTTATGAGTACATCCCTCTGTTGCTTGAATAAGCAGGGAATTTGCTTCTGAAGGCGGTCTGTAAACCGGCTCTTTGTAATAGATCATAATCTCTTTACCAATCGAAATTTTCAGAAAACTCAAGCTATAAATTCAGATCTGACAAACCGCATTTGTGAATTTTTGCATCTTGTTCA
This portion of the bacterium genome encodes:
- a CDS encoding SIR2 family protein; protein product: MKEINLNSENDIEELKTTLFKGFQSANINFLFGAGLSTPAINVLGDIENIINKIEEQDFVNLSKHVLFSFLKEIFHINKMLFHSLDNGDIMVTKNNYTKFMKLLNKALINRKNAITKPSANIFTTNYDLFMEDACEQLGSFFHYNDGFRNKNKLFLNSVFEVSEFNKSINYCGCLYEHKTTLPSVNLVKLHGSVHWLIKDSFIVLDRTIKLVDNFASINIADKEKEISSIIKQGISKPIKNDFELNTQINDLLKKIAIVIPSKNKFETTVMNQVYYSLLRFLANELDRENSMLISLGFSFNDEHIKELVQKALKTNPTLQLFIFAYDINQLDTYRERFNSYNNVTVIYNDKDKLNFEAFNLLFGELIKGLPQYARN
- a CDS encoding radical SAM protein, giving the protein MIYYKEPVYRPPSEANSLLIQATEGCTHKCTFCIGNEGKKFLIRNIEEIKQDINTAKMQYGDNVRKMFLLDGNAFVMKTDLLIEIAKHSYNTHSRLTRIGAYAHAQDILSKSDEELKAISDAGIKILYLGIETGDDELLKKINKGVTSAEITEACHKLYKAGITLSATIILGLAGNDKEKSIQHAIKTAELINRIKPEPAVPWYVSALTLMIPPKTHLYEQKRNGEFLPMSNIEILHELKIFLEHLDNDLEKCIFRSNHASNYLPLESNNLAKNKQKLIESIDYALKHPDILKLEFSRGL